From Demequina capsici, one genomic window encodes:
- the dop gene encoding depupylase/deamidase Dop, whose translation MRIVGLETEYGIADPDRPGANPILMSSRLVSACRDALGGLTARWDYGGEDPLQDQRGMRRERRYATGDLLTDSPEYDEAARGVTLRRRRGSWEDPAHLNAVLPNGARFYVDHAHPEYSGPEVRSARDAVRWDAAGDVIALNAAQRYQEIEGERVALYKNNVDGKGASYGTHENYLIRRDLDFDALAVALIPHLVTRQIYTGSGRVGLGLHGETPGFQLSQRADYIETEVGLETTLRRPIVNTRDEPHALRKRWRRLHIIIGDANCLEVPTLLKLGTTSLILAAIEAGDERLEALELVEPVSDVRTVSRDLALTARLRLRSGEEATALEIQRALLEIGRTYAADAADAEVVARWEGVLDRLGRDVSEAAREVEWVAKLQLLGRMRSKNAGPGGEPLAWDDARLAAMDLQWSRLGDGLAWRLASAGAADRLTTDDEVAQAVAQAPTDTRARLRGASVVSRSDIVDAAGWSTVVLDRDTRHGNLEVVHLDDPHESTNALLDSLIGG comes from the coding sequence ATGCGGATCGTCGGCCTGGAGACCGAGTACGGCATCGCTGACCCTGACCGTCCGGGAGCGAACCCCATCCTCATGTCGTCCCGCCTGGTGTCCGCCTGCCGCGACGCCCTCGGCGGCCTGACAGCGCGCTGGGACTATGGCGGCGAGGACCCGTTGCAGGACCAGCGTGGCATGCGGCGCGAGCGTCGATACGCCACCGGGGACCTGTTGACGGACTCCCCGGAGTACGACGAGGCGGCGCGCGGAGTCACGTTGCGACGCCGCCGCGGATCGTGGGAGGACCCCGCGCACCTCAACGCCGTCCTGCCCAACGGCGCGCGCTTCTACGTGGACCACGCCCACCCCGAGTACTCCGGACCGGAGGTGCGCTCCGCTCGCGACGCGGTCCGCTGGGATGCCGCCGGAGACGTCATCGCGCTCAACGCCGCGCAGCGCTACCAGGAGATCGAGGGCGAGCGGGTCGCTCTGTACAAGAACAACGTCGACGGCAAGGGCGCGAGCTATGGCACGCACGAGAACTACCTGATCCGACGCGATCTCGACTTCGATGCCCTCGCAGTCGCGCTCATCCCGCACCTGGTCACCCGCCAGATCTACACCGGCTCCGGTCGTGTGGGGCTGGGCCTGCACGGTGAGACGCCGGGCTTCCAGCTGTCCCAGCGCGCCGACTACATCGAGACCGAGGTGGGCCTCGAGACCACCCTGCGTCGCCCCATCGTCAACACCCGCGATGAGCCGCACGCGCTCCGCAAGCGGTGGCGTCGTCTCCACATCATCATCGGCGACGCGAACTGCCTCGAGGTGCCGACGCTGCTGAAGCTCGGCACGACCTCGCTGATCCTCGCGGCCATCGAGGCGGGCGACGAGCGCCTCGAGGCGCTCGAGCTGGTGGAGCCCGTGTCGGACGTCCGCACGGTGTCGCGCGATCTCGCCCTCACCGCGAGGCTCCGCCTGCGGTCAGGGGAGGAGGCGACGGCGCTCGAGATCCAGCGCGCGCTGCTCGAGATCGGGCGCACGTACGCCGCGGACGCTGCCGACGCCGAGGTCGTCGCGCGGTGGGAAGGCGTGCTCGACCGGCTCGGACGCGACGTCTCCGAGGCCGCTCGCGAGGTCGAGTGGGTGGCGAAGCTTCAGCTGCTCGGCCGCATGCGGTCCAAGAACGCGGGGCCCGGCGGGGAACCGCTCGCGTGGGACGACGCACGGCTTGCCGCGATGGACCTGCAATGGTCGAGGCTCGGCGACGGGCTCGCATGGCGTCTCGCCAGCGCGGGCGCGGCGGACCGCCTCACGACCGACGACGAGGTGGCCCAGGCCGTCGCCCAGGCGCCCACGGACACGCGTGCCAGGCTGCGCGGCGCCTCCGTCGTGAGCCGGTCCGACATCGTCGACGCGGCAGGGTGGTCCACCGTGGTCCTCGATCGGGACACGCGGCACGGCAACCTCGAGGTGGTGCATCTGGACGACCCGCACGAGTCCACCAATGCCCTCCTGGACTCCTTGATCGGCGGATAG
- the arc gene encoding proteasome ATPase codes for MVLDGQDRTAALERRNAELQRLLELAREQLGEMREKLAEASMPPQTFATFVQWVDGHADIVSQGRRMRVAVLPGADLALAPGDEVLLNGMSVVVGKAEPERTGQAAIVREVIDDERLLVVQRGEDERVAMLIGGDAHVRVHEGDTVIIDPRTGFASERVERTGVEALLLEEVPDVDYASIGGLTGQIERIRDAIELPIVHPELYREHHLQPPRGMLLYGPPGCGKTLIAKAVAHSLADAVGADRSYFLSVKGPELLNKYVGETERYIRTIFERARAKAHSGAPVVVFFDEMDALFRARGSGVSSDMETTIVPQLLTELDGVEALSNVIVIGASNREDMIDPAILRPGRLDVKIAISRPDRRSAADIFSKYLTETLPLAPGDLEAHGGDVHATLKAMIDAAVERLFSHGDADQHASGAMVRNIVDRAKTAAIKTVISGGEKGISTAHLQAAADQELVEARAVAARELI; via the coding sequence ATGGTGCTGGACGGCCAGGACCGGACCGCGGCGCTCGAGCGTCGCAACGCCGAGTTGCAGCGGCTGCTCGAGCTCGCCCGCGAGCAGCTGGGGGAGATGCGCGAGAAGCTCGCGGAGGCGTCGATGCCCCCGCAGACCTTCGCCACGTTCGTCCAGTGGGTCGACGGGCACGCGGACATCGTGTCCCAGGGCCGACGGATGCGTGTCGCCGTGCTCCCGGGCGCGGACCTCGCGCTCGCGCCCGGCGACGAGGTGCTGCTGAACGGCATGAGCGTCGTGGTGGGCAAGGCGGAGCCCGAGCGGACAGGTCAGGCGGCCATCGTCCGTGAGGTGATCGACGACGAGCGACTGCTGGTGGTCCAGCGTGGCGAGGACGAGCGCGTCGCGATGCTCATCGGAGGCGACGCCCACGTGCGTGTCCACGAGGGCGACACCGTCATCATCGACCCGCGCACAGGGTTCGCCTCCGAACGCGTCGAGCGCACCGGGGTCGAGGCGCTGCTGCTCGAGGAGGTGCCCGACGTGGACTACGCGTCCATCGGAGGTCTCACGGGGCAGATCGAGCGCATCCGCGATGCCATCGAGCTCCCGATCGTGCATCCGGAGCTGTACCGCGAGCACCACCTGCAGCCGCCGCGCGGCATGCTGCTGTACGGCCCCCCGGGCTGCGGCAAGACGCTCATCGCGAAGGCGGTCGCGCACTCCCTTGCCGACGCCGTCGGCGCCGACCGCAGCTACTTCCTGTCGGTCAAGGGTCCCGAGCTGCTGAACAAGTACGTGGGCGAGACCGAACGGTACATCCGCACCATCTTCGAGCGCGCGCGTGCCAAGGCCCACTCGGGTGCGCCCGTCGTCGTCTTCTTCGACGAGATGGATGCGCTGTTCCGGGCGCGTGGATCCGGCGTCAGCTCCGACATGGAGACGACGATCGTGCCCCAGCTGCTCACCGAGCTCGACGGTGTCGAGGCGCTCAGCAACGTGATCGTCATCGGCGCCTCCAACCGCGAGGACATGATCGACCCGGCGATCCTGCGACCGGGCCGCCTCGACGTGAAGATCGCGATCTCGCGTCCCGACCGTCGCTCCGCGGCGGACATCTTCTCCAAGTACCTCACCGAGACGCTTCCGCTCGCACCGGGGGACCTCGAGGCGCACGGAGGCGACGTCCACGCCACCCTGAAGGCCATGATCGACGCCGCGGTCGAGCGGCTGTTCAGCCACGGCGACGCGGACCAGCACGCCTCCGGCGCCATGGTCCGCAACATCGTCGACCGCGCCAAGACCGCGGCCATCAAGACCGTCATCTCGGGCGGGGAGAAGGGCATCTCCACCGCGCACCTGCAGGCCGCGGCCGACCAGGAGCTGGTCGAGGCGCGCGCCGTCGCCGCGCGGGAGCTCATCTGA
- a CDS encoding tRNA (adenine-N1)-methyltransferase — MNPETSEPVGAPERRGPLRDGDRVQLTDPKGRHHTIILGTGKVFHTHRGHFAHDDLIGQPEGTVVTTSAGTAYLALRPLLSDFVLSMPRGAAVIYPKDAGQIIQYADIYPGARVVEAGVGSGALTMSLLRAVGDHGSLISIERREDFADIARANVESFFGGQHPAWRLEIGDFADRIAEVADRGTVDRIVLDMLAPWENIEAAADALAPGGLLLAYVATTTQLSRLAEELREHGSFTEPQAWETMMRTWHLEGLAVRPDHRMIGHTGFLLTTRRMAPGVEAPLRHRRPAKGSYPVDEEWTPEDLGERAVSDKKVRKVRRDAVKAAPDAMEEE; from the coding sequence ATGAACCCAGAGACCTCAGAACCCGTCGGCGCGCCCGAGCGCCGGGGCCCGCTGCGCGACGGCGACCGTGTGCAGCTCACCGACCCCAAGGGTCGGCACCACACGATCATCCTGGGCACGGGCAAGGTCTTCCACACGCATCGCGGCCACTTCGCGCACGACGACCTCATCGGTCAGCCGGAGGGCACCGTGGTCACGACGAGCGCAGGCACCGCCTACCTGGCGCTGCGCCCGCTGCTCAGCGACTTCGTGCTCTCCATGCCCCGTGGCGCCGCGGTGATCTACCCGAAGGACGCGGGGCAGATCATCCAGTACGCCGACATCTACCCCGGTGCGCGCGTGGTCGAGGCCGGCGTCGGCTCCGGGGCCCTCACGATGTCGCTGCTGCGCGCCGTGGGCGACCACGGGTCGCTGATCTCGATCGAGCGCCGCGAGGACTTCGCGGACATCGCCCGCGCCAACGTCGAGTCGTTCTTCGGCGGGCAGCACCCGGCGTGGCGACTCGAGATCGGCGACTTCGCGGATCGGATCGCCGAGGTCGCCGACCGGGGCACGGTCGACCGGATCGTGCTCGACATGCTCGCCCCGTGGGAGAACATCGAGGCGGCGGCCGACGCGCTCGCGCCAGGCGGCCTGCTGCTCGCGTACGTGGCCACCACCACGCAGCTGTCGCGCCTCGCCGAGGAGCTGCGGGAGCACGGCTCGTTCACGGAGCCGCAGGCGTGGGAGACGATGATGCGGACGTGGCACCTCGAGGGCCTCGCGGTGCGACCCGATCACCGCATGATCGGCCACACCGGATTCCTGCTGACGACCAGGCGCATGGCGCCAGGCGTCGAGGCGCCCCTGCGGCATCGTCGGCCCGCGAAGGGCTCGTACCCCGTCGACGAGGAATGGACGCCTGAGGACCTCGGCGAACGCGCGGTGTCCGACAAGAAGGTGCGCAAGGTGCGTCGGGACGCCGTGAAGGCCGCTCCGGACGCGATGGAGGAGGAGTGA
- a CDS encoding M50 family metallopeptidase: protein MSSQPRPTKGLSVGTLVGARIIVQPSTVLMLVVLAFLFASGSGDITGATFVLGLSLAVILFVSVFLHEAAHALTARAFGRRVDEIVLTLWGGHTSFDARELTPRVAGVTAVAGPAANLLLGLAILALSSAHVLDGLPGRILSWAGYSNLLLAAFNILPGIPMDGGRALESLVWAVTGRRHTGMLVAAWGGRVVAVGVVVWVVGQPLVNGGQPDLFSIMWAVLLFSILWPSASAALKHSQTVGRRAGLSATSLMSLAVPVRYDVTVADAIAAAQSCGATEVVVLAADGAAAGRFGLDVALTVPEDRRATTGLQAVTMPLPRGAVVDARSDAEELVGELREWWGRTDAWVVVREGEPVGVLRLLDAMNALR from the coding sequence ATGTCGTCCCAGCCCCGCCCCACCAAGGGCCTCTCCGTCGGAACCCTCGTCGGTGCGCGGATCATCGTGCAGCCGTCCACAGTGCTGATGCTGGTGGTGCTCGCCTTCCTCTTCGCCTCGGGATCCGGCGACATCACCGGAGCCACCTTCGTCCTCGGGCTCTCGCTCGCCGTGATCCTCTTCGTCTCGGTGTTCCTGCACGAGGCCGCTCACGCCCTGACCGCGCGCGCCTTCGGGCGACGCGTCGACGAGATCGTGCTGACGCTGTGGGGAGGCCACACGTCGTTCGACGCGCGGGAGCTGACACCCCGCGTGGCAGGCGTCACGGCGGTGGCCGGTCCCGCCGCCAACCTGCTGCTTGGGCTGGCCATCCTCGCGCTCAGCTCGGCGCATGTGCTCGACGGGCTCCCTGGGCGGATCCTGTCCTGGGCCGGGTACTCGAACCTGCTTCTCGCGGCCTTCAACATCCTCCCCGGCATCCCGATGGACGGTGGTCGCGCGCTCGAATCGCTCGTCTGGGCCGTCACGGGGCGCAGGCACACGGGAATGCTCGTGGCCGCCTGGGGCGGGCGCGTGGTCGCCGTGGGCGTCGTGGTGTGGGTCGTCGGGCAGCCGCTCGTCAACGGGGGGCAGCCGGATCTGTTCTCCATCATGTGGGCGGTGCTGCTCTTCAGCATCCTGTGGCCGTCCGCGTCCGCCGCGCTCAAGCACTCCCAGACCGTGGGGCGTCGTGCCGGGCTGTCCGCGACGAGCCTGATGAGCCTCGCCGTGCCGGTGAGGTACGACGTGACGGTGGCCGACGCGATCGCCGCCGCGCAGTCCTGCGGCGCGACAGAGGTCGTCGTGCTCGCGGCGGATGGAGCAGCCGCAGGGCGCTTCGGGCTCGACGTCGCGCTCACGGTCCCCGAGGACAGACGCGCCACGACGGGCCTCCAGGCGGTGACCATGCCCCTTCCGAGAGGAGCCGTCGTGGACGCCCGCAGCGACGCCGAGGAGCTCGTGGGGGAGCTCCGGGAGTGGTGGGGCCGCACCGACGCGTGGGTCGTCGTGCGGGAAGGGGAGCCTGTCGGCGTGCTGCGGCTCCTCGATGCCATGAACGCGCTCCGCTAG